The genome window GGCAAGGACTTCACCTCGCCGACCCTGGATATCAAAGACTTTATCGGCATCTCGTTCACCACGGCGCCGGACGGCAAAATCTACCAATTGCCCGACCAGCAATTTGCCAACCTCTACTGGTTCCGCGCGGACTGGTTCGAGCGTCCGGAGCTGAAAGCCAAGTTCAAGGAAAAATATGGCTACGACCTCGGCGTGCCGGTGAACTGGTCGGCCTATGAAGACATCGCCAAATTCTTCAGTGAGGACGTCAAGGAGATCGACGGCAAGCGTATCTACGGGCACATGGACTACGGCAAGAAAGACCCGTCGCTGGGTTGGCGCTTCACCGATGCCTGGTTCTCCATGGCCGGCGGAGGCGACAAAGGCCTGCCCAACGGTTTGCCGGTGGACGAATGGGGCATTCGCGTGGAGGACTGCCACCCGGTGGGCTCCAGCGTTACCCGTGGCGGCGATACCAACGGCCCGGCCGCCGTGTTTGCCACGCAAAAATACGTGGACTGGATGAAAGCCTACGCACCACCGGAAGCGGCGGGCATGACCTTCTCCGAATCCGGCCCGGTGCCGTCCCAAGGCAACATCGCCCAGCAAATTTTCTGGTACACCGCGTTCACCGCCGACATGACCAAACCGGGCTTGCCAGTGGTGAACGCCGATGGCACACCGAAATGGCGCATGGCCCCATCGCCCGTCGGGCCTTATTGGGAAAAGGGCATGAAGAAGGGGTATCAGGACGTGGGTTCCTGGACCTTCCTCAAATCGACACCCGAGAAGCAAAAACTCGCGGCCTGGCTCTATGCGCAGTTCGTGACGTCGAAAACAGTGTCACTGAAAAAAACCATCGTGGGCCTGACGCCGATTCGTGAGTCCGACATCAACTCCCAGGCCATGACCGACCTGGCGCCCAAACTCGGCGGCCTGGTGGAGTTCTACCGCAGCCCGGCCCGGGTGGAGTGGACCCCGACCGGCACCAATGTGCCGGACTATCCACGCCTGGCGCAACTGTGGTGGAGCAACATCGCGGCCGCCGCCAGCGGCGAGAAAACCCCGCAACAGGCGCTGGACAACCTGGCCAAGGAACAGGACGCGATCATGACGCGCCTGGAACGCTCCAAGGTGCAGCCGGTGTGTGGCCCGAAAATGAACCCCGAGCGT of Pseudomonas fluorescens contains these proteins:
- a CDS encoding ABC transporter substrate-binding protein; this encodes MLNKNNKLRHSISLAAVMALSGLSATAWADAYEDAAKKWIGSEFKPSTLTADQQLEELKWFIKASEPFRGMKINVVSETLTTHEYESKVLAKAFSEITGIKLTHDLLQEGDVVEKLQTQMQSDKNIYDGWVNDSDLIGTHFRYGKTESITDLMANEGKDFTSPTLDIKDFIGISFTTAPDGKIYQLPDQQFANLYWFRADWFERPELKAKFKEKYGYDLGVPVNWSAYEDIAKFFSEDVKEIDGKRIYGHMDYGKKDPSLGWRFTDAWFSMAGGGDKGLPNGLPVDEWGIRVEDCHPVGSSVTRGGDTNGPAAVFATQKYVDWMKAYAPPEAAGMTFSESGPVPSQGNIAQQIFWYTAFTADMTKPGLPVVNADGTPKWRMAPSPVGPYWEKGMKKGYQDVGSWTFLKSTPEKQKLAAWLYAQFVTSKTVSLKKTIVGLTPIRESDINSQAMTDLAPKLGGLVEFYRSPARVEWTPTGTNVPDYPRLAQLWWSNIAAAASGEKTPQQALDNLAKEQDAIMTRLERSKVQPVCGPKMNPERDAQYWFDQPGAPKPKLANEKPKGETVAYGDLLKQWEAARK